A genomic segment from Rhizoctonia solani chromosome 11, complete sequence encodes:
- a CDS encoding RCC1/BLIP-II protein: MPPPGKKRKRTHVWEDEEPPTSKTRQSSRPPASTASAREPSTPKSARASSVARSVRAPSVTRSARAPSVPRSTRGASVARSVRASSVPRSRAGSIPRSPRTPRRLAQLPPLKKPPFNPLPVAQPPTRPAMQLFVFGNGDMGQFGLGTNVLGDISRPRQHAWFKEAIDAGILGTAPGAGIDALCAGGMHTLVVDEVGRVWSWGINDNAALGRPTVNVTHPERPNEVVEAEVLETEPMVVKTLVDEEFRAVDVCAGDSISVALGEGGALRVWGSFRSSDGLLGFSPNAPRVTQILPTLPSKLASERFTQVTCGTDHVLALTSKGVIVAWGNGQQAQLGRRIIERRKVNGLVPHRLALRKIKSVGSGSYHSFAVDHKGDVYAWGLNSMRQCGTGLDEDVVTQPTLVPSLSASALGSGRRVVAIAGGEHHTIFLVSDGTVYACGRCDGFELGLGSDHPAMRDLEERKELGRKQAEEEWVRNGGSLQEMPPYIVDEYISEPVQVFFPPPPGSSSSSSDPFDPDGPPVYGDATTRISAISSGTRHNLAISATGYAYSWGYGNQCQLGLGPDVEEQRVPKRIRWKGGDGWKVLKGAAGGQHCLLACIPRE; encoded by the exons ATGCCGCCACCGGGCAAGAAACGAAAGCGAACGCATGTATGGGAAGACGAAGAG CCACCTACCAGCAAAACGCGCCAGTCGTCTCGGCCCCCAGCATCTACAGCCAGTGCTCGAGAGCCATCGACACCGAAATCGGCACGTGCATCCTCGGTAGCACGGTCTGTGCGAGCACCTTCAGTAACACGTTCTGCCCGAGCCCCATCCGTTCCCCGTTCCACCCGCGGAGCTTCTGTGGCGCGCTCAGTTCGAGCCTCGTCGGTCCCTCGTTCGCGCGCCGGTTCAATCCCCCGGTCCCCTCGTACCCCAAGGAGACTTGCCCAACTCCCACCGCTCAAGAAACCGCCGTTCAATCCGCTCCCTGTCGCACAACCACCCACCCGACCTGCAATGCAGCTCTTTGTTTTTGGAAATGGTGATATGGGGCAATTTGGCTTGGGAACAA ATGTACTTGGAGATATCTCACGACCGCGTCAACACGCTTGGTTCAAGGAAGCCATCGACGCTGGTATTCTTGGCACAGCACCCGGAGCAGGAATCGATGCATTGTGTGCAGGAGGCATGCAtaccttggttgttgacGAAGTTGGACGG GTTTGGTCGTGG GGAATCAACGATAATGCTGCATTGGGGCGACCGACCGTAAACGTGACTCACCCAGAGCGGCCAAACGAAGTGGTAGAAGCAGAGGTATTAGAAACAGAGCCCATGGTCGTAAAG ACCCTGGTAGACGAAGAATTCAGAGCCGTGGACGTTTGTGCTGGCGATTCGATCAGCGTGGCCCTAGGCGAAGGAGGAGCTCTACGGGTATGGGGAAGTTTCCGA TCATCCGACGGCCTACTCGGCTTTTCCCCAAACGCACCCCGGGTCACGCAGATCCTGCCGACCCTTCCATCCAAACTCGCCTCGGAACGGTTCACCCAAGTCACCTGCGGAACGGACCATGTGCTCGCGCTCACCTCCAAGGGCGTCATCGTAGCATGGGGCAACGGCCAACAAGCCCAACTCGGACGCCGCATCATCGAAAGGCGCAAGGTCAACGGTCTAGTCCCGCACCGCCTCGCCCTCCGCAAGATCAAATCAGTCGGGAGCGGGAGTTACCATTCGTTTGCGGTGGACCACAAGGGCGACGTCTacgcctgggggctcaactcGATGCGCCAGTGCGGGACGGGCCTGGACGAAGATGTCGTCACTCAACCGACGCTCGTGCCCTCGCTCAGCGCATCCGCGCTCGGATCCGGAAGACGCGTGGTCGCGATCGCGGGCGGCGAGCACCATACCATTTTCCTTGTCTCGGACGGGACCGTCTACGCGTGCGGGCGGTGCGACGGGTTCGAGCTCGGGCTGGGTTCGGACCATCCGGCGATGCGGGATCTCGAGGAGCGCAAGGAACTAGGCCGGAAGCAGGCCGAGGAAGAGTGGGTCAGGAATGGGGGGAGTTTGCAGGAGATGCCGCCGTATATCGTTGACGAGTACATTTCGGAGCCTGTCCAAGTTTTCTTCCCTCCCCCGCCTGGttcttcgtcgtcgtcgtctgATCCTTTTGATCCCGATGGTCCTCCTGTTTACGGAGACGCGACCACAAGAATATCGGCCATCTCGTCTGGGACTAGGCATAACCTTGCCATCTCTGCGACAGGGTACGCCTACTCCTGGGGCTACGGTAATCAATGTCAACTCGGTCTGGGTCCGGACGTCGAGGAACAGCGGGTACCCAAGCGGATTCGATGGAAGGGTGGAGATGGCTGGAAGGTGCTCAAGGGAGCTGCGGGCGGCCAGCATTGTTTGTTGGCGTGTATACCCAGGGAATGA